The window ATTGTCAATTATGGCAGGTGAAGCGGCAGGAGACCAAGAGGCCAAGATGTTAACCCCTGGAGCAGCAATGTCAGGCTGCAGAAGACATTGAAACACATTGATCACTAAAACGGCAAAAACGATGACTTTCTCTAATAAAAGGTCCATTACCTTCAATACAGTAGCGGAGATGGAACTGGGTCCTCGAGAAGAGAAGAATGCAACTTCCGGGGATATCTGTTGTCCAATAACTGTTTTCGTGAAGCTGAACTTTACTACAGGATTTCTGTCGCATAAATATACTTCTTTAGGTAGAAATCAAGTCGTGCAACTTCTTGTATTTAGGGAGAGAGATTTTAGCAGCAAGGCTTTAATAAGTACTTCAAAGATGCATGAGGATACCTTTCCAAAGCTCGCAGACACACAAGGATACACTGCTCATGCAAATGATGCAATAGGTCAAGAACTCTCACTGAATGCAGTGAGTTAGACTTTACCTGCTTGACTCCATGTATGTCAGTAGATATGTTCCTATTGCGAAGTCCACTTGGATACAGGGAATGTCCAAGGACAAAGTAACATCCTTGGTGGGAGACCGTGCAAATATAAGGCCAACTCCCTTGACATCTAATACAGTTCTTCTAGCAATGATATTTGACCTCTGTGACCGAGACTCAAAACACAGAATCACTTTTCCTCTTGCTAAAGTAGCATTCAGGCTTCCTGAAGCACAACCTCTGTTAAAAGTACGAGCGATTAGAATCTGGCTTTTCTCAGAATAATTGGGATTTTGATATGCCAGTAATAGAAGGGTATTATACCTTGCACTATCTTCATCAGAGTCATCAGCTACAATCTCTTCTCCATAAACAATAGGGTGGAAAGTGTCTACATTCTTCCCCGTATACAAAGCCTGACCCTGtttgagaaaatgaaatttatttctaGTCTGTAAGGCTTGCTGCCATATATTTACAGTCAGCAGTGACAACGCTGCACATATCTTTTAACTTTAACAGGCATCTTAAGATGAAAAATATCCCTTCTGTgtaactaataaaatttttttgtgaagAATGCAGCCAAGCATAAAGAAAGTTGGCATCTGTGTTCTTTATTTGGTCGACTATATATGTGCAAGTGCATCTACATTCTGTGCTTTTGCTGGACATGCTTGTTCCAATTGATATCACATACAAACTATGCACAAGTTCTCTAGATTGCAAAGAATTTAGGAAGTACCACTATGGTTTGATTGTTCCCCAGGGTAATTATAGTAGGGAAAGCTCGATCAATGGTGCTTGCTGCTACAGTAACAACCCATGGAGCTGTatttgtaattgtttgaggaTAAGGACCAGAATTCCCCGCAGAGCATACTACAGAAATTCCTTTAGCTACAGCATAAAAGGAGCCAATAGCTACTGCATCCTCAACATAGGTGGCAAGAGGAGGTGCTGATCCAAGAGATACTGATAGCACATCCACACCATCAAAGATTGCATCATCAAATGCAGCAAGAAGATCTGCCTCAGCGCAGCCACCTGTAGCCCAGCAAACTTTGTAGACAGCCAGCCAAGCTGATGGGGCACCCCCTCTTGCCAATCCTTGAGCTAGTCCCATAAAACTTGCATTTTCCACTAGACCACCAGTTGCAGTAGATGATGTGTGGGTGCCATGGCCCCCAGCATCTCGAGGAGATAGGAACTCATCCCCATCACTCGTATTTAGCTTTCCAAATTCAGCTTCATAACCTTTAATATACCAGCGAGCACCAATGATTTTCCTACCCAAAGTATTCAAGCAGTAAGCATCAAGTAAATTCCTGCTGAAACCTTGATAGAGTACAATTCATAAGCAGAAGCCATTTACTAGTGTTTAATTCCTCTTCAATTTGAGTTAACTATCTCCTTGCAGCAGAGCCATCATGTATCCTTATGACCAGAATTTAAGATCACACAAGAGAATGTACTTACAATTGACATGTCTAAAAATCTCATATCTGTTTATAAGTATAGAAACCCGGATAGAAAGTGAATATGAATAGACTATAATTAGCTAACCTATTACAATGCGAGCGATTAAATCCTTCCCCTTCTTGGCATATCCCTCTCCAACGAGATGGCACCTCTGCCATGCCCTCATCTCTGAAGCTTTTCGACTCTGGCCATATACCTATGCAACAAGAAAGTAAGATCAAGAATAAGTAAATTGTATAAGAAACAACGATGCCTTCGTCTTGCCACTCACCTGTGTCCATGACACCAATGATGGAACCAGCCCCGGAATGTCCCGTGGAAATTCGACCCACAAGTTGAGGCACTTGTAGAAAATCCCAACTCCTAGTTGTGTGGGAACTAAGAATTCTGTTTCGAAAAACACCAACTACTCCAGGGAAATCTGTATTGGTGCATcaacaaagaataaaataatttcaggGACttgttaagattaaaaaattagactACGAAAACGGATTTCAAATTTCACCAACATTGTAACACCTGCAATAAGCTTCTCTTGGGACTTGGTTAACACGGCAGCGAATCCTGAAAATCCATGCTTGTAGCTATACAAAATCGATTCCTTTGCAGCGTCTTTGCTGTCAAAACCATTCCACAAGATGCTAATTTCTCTTTACTGCTTAATCAAACCTCACAAATAAATGCATCCAGAGCTAAAAACAGTGAAAAACACATTTCACGCATCTGAAATTGCATAAAGCAAAATCAAAGAAGCCTAAGGCATACAAAATCATTCGATATCCCTATGAACATATATACCAAGAAAGATAAAAACTGAACGTGTTTAAGGTAAAAGTAACAGCAAAACTGGGCGTTTTTAAGGTAAAatcaacagataaaaaaaaatggaaatgaaGATTATAAAGAGCCAGAAATAAAACCTTCCGACAATATCAGCAAGAAGCTCGTGATGGGACTCTTGAACCAGCTCAGGCTCGTCATGGAGTTTGTCTCCCATATACACAATGTAAACCTGCCAGGATAAAGATTAAACACGGAGAAATCCATGAAAGAAACAAATCGATACACATAGCTGAACTCAAGTAGAGAAACTAACATTGGTTTCAGCAAGAATCACTAGGGGCAAAGCCTTCAACAGTAGAGCAAGAACATGAGCAAGGAAAATTCCAGGACTCCATAAAGAAGCCATTAGAAACCTGAAACATAAAACCAAGTGATAAACAGTGTGATTTATATGCAAAGATCACGggatcatataattttattgagtATATGCTTGGGGACCCCACAGTAAAGGTTACACTCCTTCACTACTCCTACTACTAGCATTATTGTCTGTCGAGTGTGTTTTCTCTGTTTGGTGCTAACTGTACTGTGCTGTTGAAGTCTGATGAGATGTGGATTTATCTGTTTAAATGTCTTTTCATGGGGGAAGCATATGGGGAGACTGAGAAGTGGCGTTGACTTGATTTTCTGTAAATGTCTATAGGACAGTGTATCCTGAGGAGTCGTTTTCCAGCGGCCCGGTACAATTGAGGAAGTATACACTTAAGTAGTTAAGGGTCCTGagcattttttttagatttgaaaagGGACACTCATATCCTACACCATCAATGCACTTCGTGGTTATACACACACCTGGATGTGCAAATCTTGTCTTCCATTTGTACACGAAATGATGACACAAAGAAATGGGATGCAAATATGACAATGGCTTGAGTGATTCTTTAGCATGGAGGCCGTATGAGGATATAAGTATATATAAGGGATGGTAATTTGAAAATCTGCtccctcttcctcttcttcttcttctttttctttttttttttctgtgtgtaTTGATTTGCGAAAGAACAATAAATTCATGGATACCAGCAAACTACAAGTACACTTTCATACCAGCAAACTAGAGTAACATGAATTAACTCACACGACGCTAATATTCTCCTCAAGTTTTCATGAACATAAACCTGCATGTCTTGGTTCCATGCTAGTAAAAAACTTGGGAAGATTTTAGTTTCAGAAGCAAATGTTTATTTAATACTTCTAATGAAGTTGCACTAAAAAGGAATTGGGGTAGTTGAAATTGGCAAGGAAACAGCTACAAGGAAGTTGAAACATGAGAATTCGTGCTGTAATTTAACGGGACAAATTAACATGTCACTAacgaagagaagagagaggcaTAATTTTGATGGGTTTAGTGTGTCATTTGTGCAATCACTGGAaatggacttaattgaaacttAATCAATACATGGATGGCATAACTTCAGTTTGACAACTCACCCTCTCCCAACCACTATTGCAAAATTGTTGCATTTCTGACCCAATAATGTTTGTCtataattagaatattttatttattttattttttaaataattttatatccttttaatatgataatattaaaaataaatttttaaaaataaaaaaatatcattttaatatatttccaaactaaaaatattttaaaaaataattattaattatcataaCATCAAATATGCAATTAGTTTTGTACACTACATTTCCAACATAGCAGCCAAAGCGTATTTCATCAATTATCACTCTCTAGAAGATGATTGGTAGTAGTTGAAATTGGAAAAAGTCTTTTACCTACAACCATCTTCAAGAGTTTGACAAACGGACAGCATACCGTATAAAGGCTTATAGCCAATGAGATTTCAGATAAGTTGCTTTCGAAAAGTAATATACCTTTTGGTTCTTCAAGGCGGGTATCAATTGGAAAAACGAattaaaagaatgttatcatCTTAAGTTATTCAAGTTTATATTTGaagtgattaaattaatttttttcaaaaatatattacaaaaatattttttttattttttaaaattatttttgatattaacataccaaaatgatttaaaaaaataaaaataattattttgaagtaaaaaaaattattattttttttaaaatacttttaaaatacaaaaataaaccgTCTTTAACCTTGATGCATGCTGATATTAGGCCACTATAAGGAATTATGTTCCCCAATTGCCCGTGCACtggtttgttctttttatttttattttttgtaacttCTTGATTCTTTTGATTAAGTTGCGGataatttaattcattgaaAATGGATTAGAAaggaaattgtttttgttagaaaattatataaatcatattttaagactttatttatttaattgcttAAGATTTTGGGTTGAGAaagttttttaacatgatatcagaggCTACTTGACCAAGCGGTctcgagtttgaatctcaccaccccattctatttgataaaaaaaataaacacaagatagtataagtctgtataaattttaagtctaaataacttcttttttttatgaaattcttTACTTGAGAggttgtattaaaattatataaattatatcctgaaatcttaattaataatttttacattaaaataatttctttacttatttaattaatcttGTGGCAAGCAACGATGCCGTGTAAGAGATTACCTGGATATTGTGTCTAAGATTACATATAAATATACACACATTACTTGAGCATAAGATCGGTTTGAAAGCAGAGGTGACTATAAAATTTGTAAACTAGAAGAATCAAAATGTATAGTTTTGTTGTTaggtagcatttttttttagaaaatatcttttttaaaaaaaatagtataagtTTAaggttaattttgaaaaactccAAACTTTTAGGGCTAGGGTCCGTCCCAAGATtcatctctattttttaatatttaatttttgactaatGTGCAAACTAATCGGTTAATTCTCCTCATCAacgaatcaagaaaaaaaactttatttaaaaccatcattttATATGCACCAAACGACTAAATTTACCCTAACGTTGCTCCTCCCATGGAAGGCAGTTACATCCATATATGTCATGAGTAATATAGCATTAATTGCTGGATTTAGTTGTTATAGATTGTAATGtcgtatatatataataaggaTTGAATTAAAGCTAAGTGATCATTGTGCAAGAACAAAGAAATTTAGGACCAAAGACACTAAAATACGTGAATATCATTGAAGGAAAATTAGATCCACtccatcctctctttttttttattaacgtgagtaTTCGAGCCAGTTTGcgtgcatctcgactaatccacgggtcctgaaattaacgatcatgtaagtttcCAGTGACCCTGAGGTTTGTAAGACTTAAACTAGTGATTTTTAGAGAACAAATCTAGAGTCTGACTAGTTAAGTTACATCCCTCCAGGTTAACTCCATCCTATTTTTCTTCTCATGCATCAGTGAGAAAGACGGCAAAAGGATTTCTTTAAATTGAGTAAGTTAGAAAAGATGAACAAGGAAGGACATTACGGTCGTCTAAAGAAATTATGCAAGCATGGAAGTATGTTGCAAGCGCACCttgaaactttttaaaataaatagtaggACCATTCATAGAGTTTTTTGCTGGATTACAACAGCatgcaaaattattttctaatctaGCAtggttgggaaaaaaaattttgcTCTAGTACAAAAATAATAGTTTGTATGTACATGTATTACATGCGTAACTATATGTGCGGCCTATTAAAATACTATACAACTCTATGTATCAATACTTTCAACTCCCCACAcagtaaaaaaatcacaaaaacagcAGCTAGAGCTCAAGCCAACAAGTTATTCATTGGAACCAATTCAACACACTCATTTAAACTCATTTAAAGAATTCACCTAATTTTCATAGCAAGtaatttcataataattaaaaaaaactcaatctcaACACCAAAATAATCC of the Populus nigra chromosome 7, ddPopNigr1.1, whole genome shotgun sequence genome contains:
- the LOC133699071 gene encoding subtilisin-like protease SBT3.9 isoform X1, whose product is MASLWSPGIFLAHVLALLLKALPLVILAETNVYIVYMGDKLHDEPELVQESHHELLADIVGSKDAAKESILYSYKHGFSGFAAVLTKSQEKLIADFPGVVGVFRNRILSSHTTRSWDFLQVPQLVGRISTGHSGAGSIIGVMDTGIWPESKSFRDEGMAEVPSRWRGICQEGEGFNRSHCNRKIIGARWYIKGYEAEFGKLNTSDGDEFLSPRDAGGHGTHTSSTATGGLVENASFMGLAQGLARGGAPSAWLAVYKVCWATGGCAEADLLAAFDDAIFDGVDVLSVSLGSAPPLATYVEDAVAIGSFYAVAKGISVVCSAGNSGPYPQTITNTAPWVVTVAASTIDRAFPTIITLGNNQTIVGQALYTGKNVDTFHPIVYGEEIVADDSDEDSARGCASGSLNATLARGKVILCFESRSQRSNIIARRTVLDVKGVGLIFARSPTKDVTLSLDIPCIQVDFAIGTYLLTYMESSRNPVVKFSFTKTVIGQQISPEVAFFSSRGPSSISATVLKPDIAAPGVNILASWSPAASPAIIDNEARPLDFKIESGTSMSCPHISGVVALLKAAHPKWSPAAIKSALITTASIEDEYGQKTVAEGAPHKQADPFDYGGGHVDPDRAMHPGLVFDMGASDYIRFLCALGYNNSAISLMTRTRTRCKKSTAFLVNLNLPSITIPELKQNLTVSRTVTNVGPITSIYVARVLAPAGTRVTVEPSVLSFDSTRKKIKFKVTFCSMLRIQGRYSFGNLFWEDGFHVVRIPLIVRTVIDDFYAEI
- the LOC133699071 gene encoding subtilisin-like protease SBT3.6 isoform X2 — translated: MDTGIWPESKSFRDEGMAEVPSRWRGICQEGEGFNRSHCNRKIIGARWYIKGYEAEFGKLNTSDGDEFLSPRDAGGHGTHTSSTATGGLVENASFMGLAQGLARGGAPSAWLAVYKVCWATGGCAEADLLAAFDDAIFDGVDVLSVSLGSAPPLATYVEDAVAIGSFYAVAKGISVVCSAGNSGPYPQTITNTAPWVVTVAASTIDRAFPTIITLGNNQTIVGQALYTGKNVDTFHPIVYGEEIVADDSDEDSARGCASGSLNATLARGKVILCFESRSQRSNIIARRTVLDVKGVGLIFARSPTKDVTLSLDIPCIQVDFAIGTYLLTYMESSRNPVVKFSFTKTVIGQQISPEVAFFSSRGPSSISATVLKPDIAAPGVNILASWSPAASPAIIDNEARPLDFKIESGTSMSCPHISGVVALLKAAHPKWSPAAIKSALITTASIEDEYGQKTVAEGAPHKQADPFDYGGGHVDPDRAMHPGLVFDMGASDYIRFLCALGYNNSAISLMTRTRTRCKKSTAFLVNLNLPSITIPELKQNLTVSRTVTNVGPITSIYVARVLAPAGTRVTVEPSVLSFDSTRKKIKFKVTFCSMLRIQGRYSFGNLFWEDGFHVVRIPLIVRTVIDDFYAEI